A single window of Granulicella mallensis MP5ACTX8 DNA harbors:
- a CDS encoding protein-disulfide reductase DsbD domain-containing protein, whose product MKKQETGNRKQETAFRGGLLLAMALLMPVGRAQDIQFGGGGDRAAAAHKDHVRLADDGIVVDAGKPQVVELRFHVDPGFHINSHTPKDELLIPTVLKLDTAGVKVVSEEYPKGTAFRLTVGDGETLDVYQGEFRVMLRVIVPRGASTLTGALRYQACDNAACFPPRSLPVKVAVTGK is encoded by the coding sequence GTGAAGAAGCAGGAAACAGGAAACAGGAAACAGGAAACAGCTTTCCGTGGCGGCCTGCTCCTGGCCATGGCTTTGCTGATGCCGGTGGGCCGGGCGCAGGATATTCAGTTTGGCGGCGGCGGTGACCGTGCGGCGGCGGCTCATAAAGACCATGTGCGGCTGGCGGATGACGGGATCGTCGTGGATGCGGGCAAGCCCCAGGTGGTGGAGCTGCGCTTCCATGTCGATCCGGGCTTTCATATCAACTCGCATACGCCGAAGGATGAGTTGCTGATTCCGACGGTGCTGAAGCTCGATACGGCAGGGGTCAAGGTGGTCTCGGAAGAGTATCCCAAGGGAACGGCTTTTCGGCTGACCGTGGGCGACGGCGAGACGCTGGATGTGTACCAGGGCGAGTTCCGCGTGATGCTGCGGGTGATTGTGCCGCGCGGGGCTTCGACCTTGACCGGAGCGTTGCGGTATCAGGCTTGCGATAACGCGGCGTGCTTTCCGCCGCGGTCGTTGCCGGTGAAGGTGGCTGTGACGGGCAAGTAG
- a CDS encoding TlpA family protein disulfide reductase → MRRLGVLGAMVVVVALLVWAGVHNLRQRRLAMQQARQSQITVVKDGATSSASGDSPDAQGASLRGKPAPAFTLVDLSGKKVSLADYKGHAVVVNFWATWCGPCKLEMPWFEEFSGKYKSQGLVMLGLSQDQGASKDDIADAAKKIGVTYQILLPDDNEKVSKAYGGVDYLPETFYVDKNGNVVEETAGAPSKDEMEANIRKTLAVGGM, encoded by the coding sequence ATGCGTCGATTGGGAGTTTTGGGAGCGATGGTAGTGGTGGTCGCGCTGTTGGTGTGGGCGGGTGTCCACAATCTGCGGCAGCGGCGGCTGGCGATGCAGCAGGCACGGCAGTCACAGATCACGGTGGTGAAGGACGGAGCCACGAGCTCCGCCTCGGGAGACAGCCCCGATGCCCAGGGAGCAAGCCTGCGCGGCAAGCCCGCTCCTGCGTTTACGCTGGTCGATCTTTCGGGCAAGAAGGTTTCGCTGGCCGACTACAAGGGCCATGCCGTGGTGGTGAACTTCTGGGCGACCTGGTGCGGTCCCTGCAAGCTGGAGATGCCGTGGTTCGAAGAATTCTCCGGTAAGTACAAGTCGCAGGGATTGGTCATGCTCGGCCTCTCGCAGGATCAAGGCGCGTCGAAGGACGACATCGCCGATGCCGCGAAGAAGATCGGTGTGACCTATCAGATCCTGTTGCCTGACGACAATGAGAAGGTGTCGAAGGCCTATGGCGGTGTGGACTATCTGCCGGAGACGTTCTATGTCGACAAGAACGGCAATGTAGTGGAAGAGACCGCGGGCGCTCCCAGCAAGGATGAGATGGAAGCGAATATTCGCAAGACGCTTGCTGTAGGTGGGATGTGA
- a CDS encoding KpsF/GutQ family sugar-phosphate isomerase, with protein sequence MRGGLRETSAPPALKLLPLHLLGFSPTPMTDSTQLADATSPADLVRIEAQALLELAGRLDGPQLRAFDHVAGLLAEKARAGHRTVVTGVGKSGLIGRKIAATLVSTGTPAQFLHPGEALHGDLGILNHGDILLALSYSGETEELLRLLPVLSRLGVTLISFCGCPTSTLATSSAYTLDVSVSREACNHQLAPTASTTAMLALGDALAIDVSRRLHFKARDFAELHPGGQLGRRLATVKQLMHSGDALPQVPPAAPMTEIIHEMSAKRLGMTTVQKNGELLGVLSDGDLRRLLERDGPGAFHKTAAEVMNPHPRLIAPEPFAVDALALMEQHKITALVVTEDGTVTSPVLGVLHLHDLWEVAPQTTQAPAPKIKHIDPPGDDGRL encoded by the coding sequence ATGCGTGGCGGCCTCCGCGAAACCTCCGCGCCCCCTGCGTTAAAGCTTTTGCCCCTGCATTTGCTAGGATTCAGTCCGACACCTATGACCGACTCCACCCAACTCGCCGACGCCACAAGCCCCGCCGACCTCGTCCGCATCGAAGCCCAGGCCCTCCTCGAACTCGCCGGCCGGCTCGACGGCCCGCAGCTCAGGGCCTTTGATCACGTCGCCGGATTGCTGGCCGAAAAAGCACGCGCTGGACATCGGACCGTCGTCACCGGCGTCGGCAAAAGCGGCTTGATCGGACGCAAGATCGCCGCCACCCTGGTCTCCACCGGCACGCCAGCCCAGTTCCTGCATCCGGGCGAGGCCCTGCACGGCGACCTCGGCATTCTCAACCACGGCGATATCCTCCTCGCCCTGTCCTACTCCGGCGAGACCGAAGAGCTGCTGCGCCTGCTGCCAGTCCTGTCCCGGCTCGGCGTGACCCTCATCAGCTTCTGCGGCTGCCCGACCTCGACACTCGCCACCTCCAGCGCCTACACGCTCGACGTCAGCGTGAGCCGAGAAGCCTGCAATCATCAGCTTGCGCCGACGGCCTCCACTACGGCCATGCTGGCGCTGGGCGATGCGCTCGCCATCGACGTAAGCCGCCGCCTCCACTTCAAAGCCCGCGACTTCGCCGAGCTACACCCCGGAGGCCAACTCGGCCGCCGCCTCGCCACCGTCAAACAGTTGATGCACTCCGGTGACGCGCTACCCCAGGTCCCCCCCGCAGCCCCCATGACCGAGATCATCCACGAGATGTCGGCCAAGCGGCTGGGCATGACCACCGTGCAAAAAAACGGCGAGCTGCTAGGCGTCCTCTCTGACGGCGACCTGCGACGCCTGCTGGAGCGCGACGGCCCCGGAGCCTTCCACAAGACAGCAGCCGAGGTCATGAATCCCCACCCACGCCTCATCGCTCCCGAACCCTTCGCCGTCGACGCCCTGGCCCTGATGGAGCAGCACAAGATCACCGCGCTTGTGGTCACTGAAGACGGCACTGTAACCTCACCCGTGCTGGGCGTGCTGCACCTGCACGATCTGTGGGAAGTAGCCCCACAAACCACGCAAGCCCCCGCGCCAAAGATCAAACACATCGATCCCCCGGGAGACGACGGCCGACTCTAA
- a CDS encoding HigA family addiction module antitoxin, whose amino-acid sequence MTVTALAKHLGVDRAHLSMILNGRAGISALMSMKLDEAFETSDGFWWRVQQGYDYAKARRIKRKKIPPLKLAA is encoded by the coding sequence ATGACCGTCACCGCTCTGGCAAAACATCTCGGCGTAGACCGTGCCCATCTTTCCATGATCTTGAATGGTCGTGCGGGGATCTCCGCTCTCATGTCCATGAAACTCGATGAAGCCTTTGAGACCTCGGATGGATTTTGGTGGCGGGTCCAGCAGGGATACGACTATGCCAAGGCCCGCCGGATAAAACGAAAGAAAATACCGCCACTCAAGCTGGCAGCTTAG
- a CDS encoding proline--tRNA ligase has product MQRWSKLFIPTLREAPTDAEVASHKLLLRAGYIRQLGAGIYSYLPLGQRSLNKIIAIVREEMNKIGQEFLLPALNPRELWEESGRWTGMGQNLFHLQDRKGAELCLAMTHEEVMTSIARNELRSYKQLPQIWYQIQTKFRDEPRPKAGLLRVRQFTMKDAYSFDVDQAGLDESYRKHYDTYVRIFKRCGLEFVAVDADSGAMGGSGSQEFMVYTDAGEDLIASSASGYAANLEKATSKLSPVEDLAPTGDGLPELIHTPGKGAIADICAFLNILPSQDIKCVAFMGSRTGHPEGEPLRPIAAFLRGDHQVNETKLNAVAGTGELRPMTPEELELFIGGPAGYLGPVGIAQGMSGGSLNGLKSGKPLDRLKGVFRENPTEGLRTIIVLDPGLDGRTNLVAGANKLDYHLRNVTPGRDFTSTVVADIRNINEGEPDPIGGEPLRLGKAVEIGHIFKLGTKYSESMGARVLDANGKEVLPIMGCYGIGIERILTAAIESSAAANAGEQYALPAAIAPFAVVVTITNVREADLLAAGEKIAADLEAAGVDVLLDDRDERAGVKFKDAELIGVPYRINIGKKLAEGQVELVDRLTQTTTDLPLDAITAHIQSLLAASKL; this is encoded by the coding sequence ATGCAACGTTGGTCAAAACTCTTCATCCCCACTCTCCGCGAGGCTCCCACAGACGCCGAGGTCGCCAGCCACAAGCTCCTTCTCCGCGCCGGATATATCCGCCAGCTAGGCGCAGGCATCTACAGCTACCTGCCGCTCGGGCAGCGCTCGCTGAACAAGATCATCGCCATCGTCCGCGAAGAGATGAACAAGATCGGCCAGGAGTTCCTGCTTCCCGCGTTGAACCCGCGCGAGCTCTGGGAGGAGTCCGGCCGCTGGACCGGCATGGGCCAGAATCTCTTCCACCTCCAGGACCGCAAGGGCGCGGAGCTGTGCCTCGCCATGACGCACGAGGAGGTCATGACCTCCATCGCGCGCAACGAGCTGCGCAGCTACAAACAGCTTCCGCAGATCTGGTATCAGATCCAGACCAAGTTCCGCGATGAGCCCCGCCCCAAGGCCGGCCTGCTGCGCGTTCGCCAGTTCACCATGAAGGACGCATACTCCTTCGACGTCGACCAGGCAGGCCTCGACGAGAGCTACCGGAAGCACTACGACACCTACGTCCGCATCTTCAAGCGTTGCGGCCTGGAGTTCGTCGCTGTCGACGCCGACTCCGGCGCGATGGGCGGCTCCGGCTCACAGGAGTTCATGGTCTACACCGACGCCGGCGAAGACCTGATCGCCAGTTCAGCCTCGGGCTACGCGGCAAATCTTGAAAAGGCCACCAGCAAACTATCACCGGTTGAAGATCTGGCGCCCACCGGCGACGGTCTGCCCGAACTCATCCATACGCCAGGCAAAGGCGCGATTGCCGATATCTGCGCGTTCCTGAACATTCTTCCCTCGCAGGACATCAAGTGTGTGGCCTTTATGGGCAGCCGCACCGGTCATCCGGAAGGCGAACCTCTCCGCCCGATCGCCGCTTTTCTGCGGGGAGATCACCAGGTCAACGAGACCAAGCTCAATGCAGTGGCCGGCACAGGAGAACTACGCCCCATGACGCCGGAAGAACTGGAACTCTTCATCGGGGGCCCAGCAGGCTATCTCGGTCCGGTCGGCATAGCGCAAGGAATGTCGGGTGGCTCGCTCAACGGCCTCAAATCCGGCAAGCCTCTTGATCGCCTCAAAGGTGTATTTCGCGAAAATCCCACAGAGGGACTGCGAACGATCATCGTCCTCGATCCCGGCCTCGATGGCCGGACGAATCTTGTTGCAGGCGCCAATAAGCTGGACTACCACCTTCGCAACGTGACGCCGGGCCGCGACTTCACCTCGACAGTCGTCGCCGATATACGCAATATCAATGAAGGCGAACCCGATCCCATCGGCGGCGAGCCGTTGCGCCTGGGCAAGGCCGTCGAGATCGGCCACATCTTCAAGCTCGGCACCAAGTACTCCGAGTCGATGGGCGCACGCGTGCTCGACGCCAACGGCAAAGAGGTCCTGCCAATCATGGGCTGCTACGGCATCGGCATCGAGCGCATTCTGACTGCCGCGATTGAATCCTCCGCCGCAGCGAATGCCGGCGAGCAGTATGCTCTTCCCGCTGCAATCGCTCCGTTTGCGGTTGTCGTGACCATTACGAACGTCCGCGAGGCCGATCTGCTCGCCGCCGGTGAAAAGATCGCAGCCGATCTCGAAGCCGCGGGGGTCGACGTTCTCCTCGACGACCGCGACGAGCGCGCCGGCGTCAAATTCAAGGACGCCGAACTCATTGGCGTTCCCTACCGTATCAACATTGGCAAGAAACTTGCCGAAGGCCAGGTGGAACTCGTCGACCGCCTCACCCAGACCACGACCGACCTGCCGCTGGATGCGATCACTGCACACATCCAATCGCTGCTCGCTGCGTCCAAACTGTAG
- a CDS encoding transglycosylase domain-containing protein yields the protein MPLKLKVGKSSHPLLWNVARFLLVLVLMGAAFGGIIFGIYYYRYRNVVQERLAKGPLFASVAQIYAAPQDVRPGQQLSADSIAASLRKAGYNSNTQLGSYQLRGDDILIKPGPQSYLATDGATIHTSGGQVQSVTAENGAALAGYKLEPQLITALSEDKNRVKRRLVTYNQIPPHMVQAVTAIEDRRFFEHGGVNYVRLIKCAVQDTLSRRMNCGGSTLTQQLAKNFFLSPEKTISRKIAELMITYQLESRFSKQQIFEMYANEINIGQRGSYAVNGFGEAAQAYFGKDLRQLNLDECALIAGLIQNPNRRNPYRHPDRATERRNVVLDSMVETGSITAAEAERAKAEPLHLAPPNIDASEAPYFVDLVHDQIVQRLGDSDTARSGSLRIYTSLDPDLQRAASEAVEVGMRNVDELVRKHHKKGDTSNITYPQVALVALNPHTGQILALVGGRNYGVSQLDHATAERPTGSIFKPFVYATAYNSSLEGTAVEGGSVFTALTKINDDPQDFGTNGQSYTPGNFERGEYPGMVTAATAIEHSLNIATISLAQMVGYNNVATLAHSAGIVNAKATPSMAIGTYSATPIDMAGAYTVFANGGVHLKPWLLASVRNPNGDIVADFAPEAKQVLDPRVAYLTQSLMEGVIARGTASGVRKHGFLAPAAGKTGTSHDAWFAGYSSNLLCIIWVGNDDYTDVKLQGADAAAPIWAEFMNRAIRLPQYSDMKNFTPPEGVQTLSINRATNMPVDESCSSDSFNAAFLVGTAPQGTCSRMGEDTQALGDRLLNGANLNPGNGNVSPGTPLNNGMPNPAGAIPANRNNPQPVPINNQPAPSEPVKHRNPFQKLFGLGKDKDKQPPPPPPQ from the coding sequence ATGCCCTTAAAACTAAAAGTCGGTAAATCCAGCCACCCTCTCCTCTGGAACGTGGCGCGCTTTCTCCTGGTGCTCGTGCTCATGGGTGCCGCCTTTGGCGGAATCATCTTCGGCATCTACTACTACCGCTACAGGAACGTCGTGCAGGAGCGCCTCGCCAAGGGCCCGCTGTTCGCCTCCGTCGCACAGATCTACGCGGCCCCGCAGGACGTCCGCCCCGGCCAGCAGCTCAGCGCCGACAGCATTGCCGCCTCGCTGCGCAAGGCCGGATACAACTCCAACACGCAGCTCGGCAGCTACCAGTTGCGCGGTGACGACATCCTCATCAAGCCCGGCCCGCAGAGCTATCTCGCCACCGATGGCGCCACGATCCATACCTCCGGCGGACAGGTCCAATCCGTCACTGCGGAGAACGGCGCGGCCCTGGCCGGCTACAAACTCGAGCCCCAGCTCATCACCGCGCTCTCCGAAGACAAGAACCGCGTCAAGCGCCGTCTCGTCACCTACAACCAGATTCCGCCACACATGGTGCAGGCGGTCACCGCCATCGAAGACCGCCGTTTCTTCGAGCACGGCGGCGTCAACTACGTTCGCCTCATCAAGTGCGCCGTGCAGGATACCCTTTCGCGCCGCATGAACTGCGGCGGCTCCACGCTCACCCAGCAGCTCGCCAAGAACTTCTTCCTCTCTCCGGAGAAGACCATCTCACGCAAGATCGCCGAGCTGATGATCACCTATCAACTCGAGTCGCGCTTCAGCAAGCAGCAGATCTTCGAGATGTACGCGAACGAGATCAACATCGGCCAGCGCGGCTCCTACGCCGTCAATGGCTTTGGAGAGGCCGCCCAGGCCTACTTCGGCAAGGACCTCCGCCAGCTCAATCTCGATGAGTGCGCCCTGATCGCCGGGCTCATCCAGAACCCCAACCGCCGCAATCCCTACCGCCATCCCGACCGCGCCACCGAGCGCCGCAACGTCGTGCTCGACTCCATGGTCGAGACCGGCTCGATCACCGCCGCCGAGGCCGAACGCGCCAAGGCCGAGCCCCTCCACCTGGCTCCCCCCAACATCGACGCCAGCGAAGCGCCCTACTTCGTCGACCTGGTGCACGACCAGATCGTGCAGCGCCTGGGCGACTCCGACACCGCCCGCTCCGGCTCCCTGCGCATCTACACCTCGCTCGATCCCGACCTGCAGCGCGCCGCCTCGGAGGCCGTCGAGGTCGGTATGCGCAACGTCGACGAGCTCGTTCGCAAGCACCATAAAAAGGGCGACACCAGCAACATCACCTATCCGCAGGTCGCCCTGGTCGCGCTCAACCCGCACACCGGGCAGATCCTCGCCCTCGTCGGCGGACGCAACTACGGCGTCTCGCAGCTCGACCACGCTACCGCCGAGCGTCCCACCGGCTCCATCTTCAAGCCCTTCGTCTATGCGACAGCCTACAACTCCTCGCTCGAAGGCACAGCCGTTGAGGGCGGCAGCGTCTTCACCGCTCTCACCAAGATCAACGACGATCCGCAGGACTTCGGCACCAACGGCCAATCCTACACGCCGGGTAACTTCGAAAGAGGTGAGTACCCCGGCATGGTCACCGCCGCTACCGCCATCGAGCACTCGCTGAACATCGCCACGATCTCTCTGGCCCAGATGGTCGGCTACAACAACGTCGCTACCCTCGCCCACTCCGCGGGCATCGTCAACGCCAAGGCAACCCCTTCAATGGCCATCGGCACCTACAGTGCCACGCCCATCGACATGGCGGGTGCCTACACCGTCTTCGCGAACGGCGGCGTCCATCTCAAGCCCTGGCTGCTGGCCAGCGTCCGCAATCCCAACGGGGACATCGTCGCCGACTTCGCCCCTGAAGCCAAGCAGGTCCTCGACCCCCGCGTGGCCTACCTCACGCAATCTCTGATGGAGGGAGTCATCGCGCGCGGCACCGCCTCCGGCGTCCGTAAACACGGCTTCCTCGCCCCCGCCGCCGGCAAGACCGGCACCTCCCACGACGCGTGGTTCGCCGGCTACTCTTCCAACCTGCTCTGCATCATCTGGGTCGGCAACGACGACTACACCGACGTCAAGCTCCAGGGCGCCGACGCCGCCGCCCCCATCTGGGCAGAGTTCATGAACCGCGCCATCCGCCTGCCGCAGTACTCCGACATGAAGAACTTCACCCCGCCGGAGGGCGTCCAGACCCTGAGCATCAACCGGGCCACGAATATGCCGGTCGATGAATCCTGCTCCAGCGACAGCTTCAACGCAGCCTTCCTCGTCGGAACGGCCCCGCAGGGAACCTGCTCACGCATGGGAGAAGACACGCAAGCACTCGGCGACAGGCTCCTGAACGGAGCCAACCTCAATCCGGGGAATGGAAACGTCTCACCCGGCACGCCCCTCAACAACGGCATGCCCAACCCCGCAGGTGCGATCCCAGCGAACCGCAATAACCCGCAGCCGGTTCCCATCAACAACCAGCCCGCCCCGAGCGAACCCGTCAAGCATCGCAACCCCTTCCAGAAACTGTTCGGCCTGGGCAAGGACAAGGACAAACAGCCCCCACCACCGCCGCCCCAGTAG
- a CDS encoding type I phosphomannose isomerase catalytic subunit, with amino-acid sequence MPETGKPIGEVWLTAAECLIGNGPLHGKTLAAATESHPALLGDKDAGGVPLLLKILFPHEKLSVQVHPNDEQARAIGEPRGKNECWYVLSAEPGASVALGFREPITTEGIRAAIEQGTLEEKLAHVPVKAGDLVYVEAGTIHAIGPGVVILETQQYSDVTYRLYDYGRPRELHLDKGLAVTRTETGAGLVPPVTEGPRTQLVKSPYFTVDRFDVKVGQTIKLENSDQMQLLIALGDGCFVQPVSGSAAMELPKACVVVLPGEGIAYQLAGTESARVVRVTA; translated from the coding sequence GTGCCCGAGACCGGGAAGCCCATCGGAGAGGTCTGGCTGACCGCAGCCGAGTGCCTGATCGGAAACGGCCCCCTGCACGGCAAGACTCTTGCCGCCGCAACAGAGAGCCATCCTGCGCTGCTGGGTGACAAAGACGCCGGCGGTGTGCCTCTGCTGCTTAAGATCCTCTTTCCGCACGAAAAGCTGTCGGTGCAGGTGCATCCCAACGACGAGCAGGCGCGTGCCATCGGCGAACCGAGAGGGAAGAACGAGTGCTGGTACGTTCTTTCGGCCGAGCCCGGAGCGTCGGTGGCGCTCGGGTTCCGTGAGCCGATTACCACTGAGGGCATTCGGGCAGCGATCGAACAGGGAACGCTCGAAGAGAAGCTGGCGCACGTCCCCGTCAAGGCGGGCGACCTGGTCTATGTGGAGGCTGGTACGATCCATGCCATCGGGCCTGGCGTGGTCATCCTGGAGACGCAGCAGTACAGCGATGTGACGTACCGGTTGTATGACTACGGCAGGCCTCGTGAGCTGCATCTGGACAAGGGGCTTGCGGTGACGCGCACCGAAACCGGAGCAGGGCTTGTGCCGCCGGTTACGGAAGGGCCGCGTACGCAGTTGGTGAAGTCTCCTTACTTCACGGTTGACCGTTTCGACGTCAAGGTCGGCCAAACGATCAAGCTCGAGAACTCGGATCAGATGCAGTTGTTGATTGCGCTAGGTGACGGCTGCTTTGTTCAGCCGGTATCGGGGAGCGCGGCGATGGAGCTTCCGAAGGCCTGTGTTGTCGTGCTGCCGGGTGAGGGTATTGCGTATCAGTTGGCGGGGACGGAGAGTGCGCGGGTGGTGCGGGTTACGGCGTAG
- a CDS encoding sugar MFS transporter: MAVPVRNISAPGYGDDQPIKTDMRAMSVATSLFFMVGFLTCLNDIIIPHLKSIFALGYGEAMSVQLAFFTSYFVFSYPGGALVDKFGYKKTMVVGLLVMACGAVGFIPAAHFALFPIFLTALIILAAGMTIVQVAVNPYVTVIGPVGTASSRLNLAQAFNSFGTFIAPLFGSVLILGNAPAMITPDRLRSMTEVARQAYRASQASTVRLPYIGIALTLVLLALALAAIKLKTTTGVSQHTQDFRPGAFAEALSRPDSIWHHPWLLFGAVGIFVYVGAEVAIGSLLVNYMGLPQIAGLRESTAAYFLMVYWGGAMVGRFIGSAVLQKVKTGIVLGAAGLCALLLIVISIKTTYTSGLWIKHVDFLQWHRTLYIPKSVPMFSMLAIGFCNSIMFPSIFTLGIQDLGPLTSKGSSLLIAAIVGGALIPKATGILADHSGLHPAFIIPALCYVYIACFGLAAIRRPVASNGLLVDPT; encoded by the coding sequence TTGGCCGTTCCAGTTAGAAACATCAGTGCGCCGGGTTACGGCGACGATCAACCGATCAAAACCGACATGCGCGCTATGAGCGTCGCGACCTCGCTCTTCTTCATGGTGGGATTCCTCACCTGCCTGAACGACATCATCATCCCGCACCTCAAGAGCATCTTTGCTCTGGGCTACGGTGAGGCCATGTCGGTTCAGCTCGCCTTCTTCACCTCCTACTTCGTCTTCAGCTACCCCGGTGGCGCGCTCGTCGATAAGTTTGGCTACAAGAAGACCATGGTCGTGGGCCTGCTGGTCATGGCTTGCGGTGCCGTCGGCTTCATCCCCGCGGCCCACTTTGCGCTCTTCCCCATCTTCCTGACCGCGCTCATCATCCTTGCCGCCGGAATGACCATCGTGCAGGTCGCCGTGAACCCCTACGTCACGGTCATTGGCCCGGTGGGCACCGCTTCCAGCCGTCTCAACCTCGCCCAGGCCTTCAACTCCTTCGGAACCTTCATCGCTCCCCTGTTTGGGTCGGTCCTCATCCTCGGCAACGCCCCGGCGATGATCACGCCCGATCGTCTTCGCTCCATGACGGAGGTCGCAAGACAGGCCTATCGAGCGAGCCAGGCCTCAACCGTGCGCCTGCCCTACATCGGGATCGCGCTCACGCTCGTGCTGCTGGCTCTCGCTCTCGCCGCGATCAAGCTGAAGACCACCACCGGCGTCTCCCAGCACACCCAGGACTTCCGTCCCGGAGCCTTCGCGGAAGCCCTCTCGCGTCCCGATAGCATCTGGCACCACCCCTGGCTGCTCTTCGGCGCGGTCGGCATCTTCGTGTACGTGGGTGCGGAAGTCGCCATCGGCAGCCTTCTCGTCAACTACATGGGACTGCCCCAGATAGCCGGGCTCCGCGAATCCACCGCCGCCTACTTCCTCATGGTCTATTGGGGCGGCGCCATGGTCGGCCGCTTCATCGGTTCCGCGGTCCTGCAGAAGGTGAAGACGGGCATCGTACTGGGCGCTGCCGGACTCTGTGCCCTGCTGCTCATCGTGATCAGCATCAAGACGACCTACACCTCCGGCCTCTGGATTAAGCACGTCGACTTTCTGCAATGGCATCGGACCCTCTACATTCCGAAGTCCGTTCCGATGTTCTCGATGCTGGCAATCGGCTTCTGCAACTCGATCATGTTCCCCTCGATCTTCACGCTGGGCATCCAGGACCTCGGACCGCTCACCAGCAAGGGCTCGAGCCTGCTGATCGCAGCCATCGTCGGCGGCGCGCTGATCCCGAAAGCCACCGGCATCCTCGCCGACCACAGCGGCCTGCACCCTGCCTTCATCATCCCTGCGCTCTGCTACGTCTACATCGCCTGCTTCGGGCTGGCGGCCATCCGCCGCCCCGTAGCCTCCAATGGGCTCCTCGTTGATCCCACGTAA